Proteins from a single region of Patescibacteria group bacterium:
- a CDS encoding Maf family protein has protein sequence MQQKIILASKSFRRKQLLRQMGLSFRIRESKYKEDMQAFNNPYKLAKFLAFKKAEEVAKHYRNAIIIGADTFIIYKNQFIGKPKNKQEAKKMLQTFSGNEHSVISGFAIIDVKNKKIINDFGEAKVKFRNLSNSEIDDYLNSVEFLDKAGGYGLQDRAATLVESINGDFYSIIGLPISKIYLALKNMGINALKL, from the coding sequence ATGCAACAAAAGATAATTTTAGCATCAAAATCATTTAGAAGAAAGCAATTGTTAAGACAGATGGGTTTAAGCTTTAGAATCAGAGAAAGTAAATATAAAGAAGATATGCAAGCTTTTAATAATCCATACAAATTAGCAAAATTTTTAGCTTTTAAAAAGGCAGAAGAAGTAGCAAAGCATTATAGAAATGCTATTATTATTGGAGCTGATACTTTTATAATTTATAAAAATCAATTTATAGGAAAACCAAAAAATAAACAGGAAGCAAAAAAAATGTTGCAGACATTTTCAGGTAATGAACATAGTGTTATAAGCGGTTTTGCTATTATTGATGTAAAAAATAAAAAGATTATAAATGATTTTGGAGAAGCAAAAGTTAAATTTAGAAATTTGAGCAATAGCGAAATAGATGATTATCTCAACAGTGTTGAATTTTTAGATAAAGCGGGCGGTTATGGATTACAAGATAGGGCGGCTACATTAGTTGAAAGTATAAATGGAGATTTTTATTCTATAATAGGATTACCAATCAGTAAAATT